Sequence from the Desulfovibrio sp. X2 genome:
CTCGGACATGATCATCGAGACCGTGGGCGAGCACTTCAGCATCAGCCCCAAGGAGATCAAGGGCGCCAAGCGCCACCACGAGATCGTCAAGGCGCGGCAGATGGCCATGTTCCTCTGCCGCGAGCTGCTCGGCTCCTCGTTCCCCGCCCTGGGCCGGATATTCGGCGGAAAGGACCACTCCACGGCCCTGTACGCCGTCAATAAAGTCAAGAAAATGCAGAAGGTTAACAAGGATACGAAACAACTGTTGATAACTTTGAAACAAAAGTGCGTTACCAGGGACCGGACATGATCCAGATCCATCCGCGTGTGCGCCCGGTTCCTTGGAGGTTCCCTGTTTGTTCCAATAAAATCCAGCTATGACTGCTGGATAGGTGAGTTGAGAACAAAGAACAGCGGCCTATTACGAAAACAAGGAGATTTTATATGTATCTGAAAGTTTTCCGCGACGACATCATCGAGGGACTTCAGAAATCCTCGAACATCATTCCGGCCAAGACGGGCGCGGCCTTCCTGCGCACCATCTGGCTCAGGGCCGAGGGCGAGCACCTCTCCATCATGTCCACGGATTCGAACCTGGAGTTCTGCGGATCCTACGCGGCGCGCGTGGAGACCCCGGGCCTGGCGGGCGTGCAGGGCCGCTCCTTCTACGACCTGGTGCGCAAGCTGCCTCCGGGAGAGATCGCCATCAGGAGCGACGAGGGCGACAGCCATCTGCTCATCGAGCAGGGCAAGCGCAAGTACAAGCTGCCCACCAACGACCCGAGCTGGTTCCAGAAGTTCTCCGACTTCCCGGCCGGGGAGTCCGTGATCTGGTCCGGAGACTACCTGCAGGAGGTCATCGACAAGACCGCCTTCTGCATCTCCGAGGAAGACACCATGGAGGCCATCGCCTGCCTGAACCTCGTGCCCGGCACGGACCAGAGCGGCGAGAAGATCATCCGCGCCCAGGGGCTGAACGGCCACCAGTTCTCCATGCTGGCCTTCAGGAACGACGACCTGCACGCCATGCTCCCGCACGGCGGCGTGCTCATCCAGAAGAAGTACCTGCTCGAGCTCAAGAAGTGGCTGCCCACGGGAGAGATCGAGCTGGCCCTGGGCGAGAAGCGCCTCTTCTTCCGCACCGGCGACAAGGTCGAGACCTTCAGCCTGCCGCTCTCCTACTACCAGTACCCGGACGTGGGCGGCTTCCTCTCCAAGGTCACGGCGGGCGGCTCGGCGCGGCTCACGGTGGACCGCCAGGAGTTCATGGACGCGCTCGACCGCATCATGATATTCAACTCCGAGAACAACCGCTGCACCAACCTGTCCTTCTCGCCCTCGGAGATGCAGCTCTTCTCCCAGGGCCAGGAAGTCGGCACGGCCAACGAGTCGCTGAGCGTGGAGTACGAAGGGGAGATCGCGAAGATCGCCTTCCCCACCCGCAACCTGATCGAGATCATGAGCCACTTCGGCTCCAAGCAGATATCCTTCGTCCTGACGGGCACCGAGGGACCCTGCGGCGTGAAGGGCGGAGAGGACCCGGACTACCTGGTCATCATCATGCCCATGAAGATCGTCGAGGAAACCTACTACACCGAGGAAGACGCCTAACGATGAGCGAGGAGATCAAAAAGTCCGAATATACGGCCGACAGCATCACCGTGCTGGAAGGCCTGGCGGCGGTGCGCAAGCGCCCGGCCATGTACATAGGCTCCACGGACGTCCGCGGTCTGCACCACCTCGTCTACGAGGTCGTGGACAACGCCATCGACGAGGCCATGGCCGGCTACTGCGACCGGGTCAAGGTCATACTCCACCTGGACAACTCGATCACGGTCTCGGACAACGGCCGCGGCATCCCCGTGGACATGCACCCCAAGCTCGGCCGACCCGCGGTCGAGGTGGTCATGACCAAGCTGCACGCCGGCGGCAAGTTCGGCGACGGCGCCTACAAGGTCTCCGGCGGCCTGCACGGCGTGGGCGTGTCCTGCGTCAACGCGCTGTCCGAGTACCTGGAGGTCAAGGTCAAGCGCGACGGCCGCCGCTACTGGCAGCGCTACGAGCGCGGCGTGCCCGTCACCGACCTCGTGGAGCAGGGCGAGGACGAGAGCCGCGGCACCATCGTCCGCTTCAGGCCCGACGAGGAGATCTTCGAGACCAACCAGTTCGTGCACGAGGTGCTGCAGAAGCGCTTCCGCGAGATGGCCTACCTGAACTCCGGCCTGACCATCGAGTTCAACGACGAGCGCTCCGGCCAGAACGACACTTTCCACTTCGACGGCGGCATCAGGGATTTCGTCACCGACCTGAACCAGGGCGAGACCACCATCCACCACATGGTCTACGGCCAGGGCGAGCAGGACGGCGTGCTCGTGGAGTTCGCGCTGCAGTACAACGCGGGCTACAAGGAGAACGTCCTCACCTTCGCCAACAACATCCGGACCAAGGAAGGCGGCACCCACCTCGTGGGCTTCAAGACCGCCTTCACCAGGGCCATCAACACCTACATCAAGAACGCCGACCTTCCGAAGAAGCTGAAGGAGACGGTCACCGGCGACGACGTGCGCGAGGGCCAGACCGCGATCATCTCGGTCAAGCTGCCCCAGCCGCAGTTCGAGGGCCAGACCAAGACCAAGCTCGGCAACTCCGAGGTCGCGGGCGTGGTCTCCTCCCTGGTCTACGAGAAGATGATGGTCTTCTTCGAGGAGAACCCGAACGACGCCAAGGCCATCGTCGAGAAGATCGTGGACGCCGCCCGCGCCCGCGACGCCGCCCGCAAGGCGCGCGACCTGGTGCGGCGCAAGGGCGCCCTCTCGGACCATTCCCTGCCCGGCAAGCTGGCCGACTGCCAGTCCAAGAAGCCCGAGGAGTCCGAGCTGTTCATCGTCGAGGGCGATTCCGCAGGCGGCTCGGCCAAGCAGGGCCGCGATCCCAAGTTCCAGGCCATCCTGCCGCTGCGCGGCAAGATCCTGA
This genomic interval carries:
- the dnaN gene encoding DNA polymerase III subunit beta encodes the protein MYLKVFRDDIIEGLQKSSNIIPAKTGAAFLRTIWLRAEGEHLSIMSTDSNLEFCGSYAARVETPGLAGVQGRSFYDLVRKLPPGEIAIRSDEGDSHLLIEQGKRKYKLPTNDPSWFQKFSDFPAGESVIWSGDYLQEVIDKTAFCISEEDTMEAIACLNLVPGTDQSGEKIIRAQGLNGHQFSMLAFRNDDLHAMLPHGGVLIQKKYLLELKKWLPTGEIELALGEKRLFFRTGDKVETFSLPLSYYQYPDVGGFLSKVTAGGSARLTVDRQEFMDALDRIMIFNSENNRCTNLSFSPSEMQLFSQGQEVGTANESLSVEYEGEIAKIAFPTRNLIEIMSHFGSKQISFVLTGTEGPCGVKGGEDPDYLVIIMPMKIVEETYYTEEDA
- the gyrB gene encoding DNA topoisomerase (ATP-hydrolyzing) subunit B, which codes for MSEEIKKSEYTADSITVLEGLAAVRKRPAMYIGSTDVRGLHHLVYEVVDNAIDEAMAGYCDRVKVILHLDNSITVSDNGRGIPVDMHPKLGRPAVEVVMTKLHAGGKFGDGAYKVSGGLHGVGVSCVNALSEYLEVKVKRDGRRYWQRYERGVPVTDLVEQGEDESRGTIVRFRPDEEIFETNQFVHEVLQKRFREMAYLNSGLTIEFNDERSGQNDTFHFDGGIRDFVTDLNQGETTIHHMVYGQGEQDGVLVEFALQYNAGYKENVLTFANNIRTKEGGTHLVGFKTAFTRAINTYIKNADLPKKLKETVTGDDVREGQTAIISVKLPQPQFEGQTKTKLGNSEVAGVVSSLVYEKMMVFFEENPNDAKAIVEKIVDAARARDAARKARDLVRRKGALSDHSLPGKLADCQSKKPEESELFIVEGDSAGGSAKQGRDPKFQAILPLRGKILNVEKTRFDKMLGNKEIRALITAMGAGIGEDDLDLDKLRYHKIVIMTDADVDGAHIRTLLLTFFFRQYEGLIGRGNLYIAQPPLFRVAKGKTERYIKNEEDLQKFLLSSIAGEVEITAPSGLDLKGGVLTKFLDRIGQLEHKVAEARNYGLHEELMMHIAAHDTLLSPANFNGDAEAAAEGERFLAHMRESGWRAWIDRHEDEVEARLFLCFEDANGAFTRLGVEFLNSKLYKTAWEIHAELKEQAGSFDFTVAAKENTFTVSGLFALRERILEEGHRGFAIQRYKGLGEMNPEQLWETTMNPEKRTMLRVTVEDAMEADDIFQKLMGDKVEPRREFIEQNALAVAELDI